The window CTGTTACATAATCATTAAATTCGTCAGTAATAGGTTTTCTTAATATACTATGTGAAGTGTAATCAATTAAATATGCATCCTTAAATAAAACAATAGTACTCATATGAAAGTTCCTTTCTATTTTATATGATAATGCAATTGTGTATGTTTATTATACACAGGTAAAGTTGTCATTTATAATATTAATATTCGATTAATTTTAACTTCGAACTTGTAATTTGCATAATAAAGTAACATTCCTTCGGCAAATTTGTTTTCTATACAATTTTAACATTGTTATTCTCAAAACAAGAATATAGCCCCTAATTGGGCAATGTAAGTTATTCATCAGTTGAAACTACATAAATTATTTTTCCTCTTGGTGTTCCAAATTTTGAATTATCAATTAACCTGTAGACAACGTCTTTACCAACAATGTCATTAAAACGTATTTTTGGATTATCATCCTCGTGAAAAAATACATCTTCAGGGTGTCTACTAATAAAACCATAATTGAAATTATTCCGGTCTTTTTTTACAACTGTAACTTTACCTCTTAAATTCTCTTCAGTAATATTTAAGTCTATATTGTTTTCTGGCTTCCCTCCTCGGCTTACTGCAGTCATGAATTTAGTAAATTCCTGATTATCCTTTATAGCACTTCTATATCGATCTCCCTTAATCGAAATCCATTTTTTGCATATTAATTCAAAGTCATTTATACATTCATCAATTATCTTTGTAAAACTTTCTATATTTAAAATCACTTCAAGTAATCGATTACAATATTCGTCTATGCTTTTACTATTAATATCTGGAACAACTTTACCAGTAATTTTTTCTGATGCAAGCAATAATATTTGATACTTGTATGTAATAGAATACCTATACTTTGTTATGTTCTGCCTAAATATTTTATCAAGTTCTAGACACATTGCTACAGCACAATAATAAGGTAAAAATGATTGTTCATCGATAAATATTCTATTTCTATACTTTTCGAGCAAGGTTGATTCATGAATAGGCCCTTCATGTGGAGAACCCAAAAAAATGCTTACAAAACATTGAATTAAAATCCTCAAATTAGCTTTTTGCGTAGCTTTTATTTTCGGATTATCTAAATATTGTTTAGAGCGGCGCTCATAATAATACCTTTCTCCTTCACTGTTACTTGGCATAACATTAAAAAATTCTTCTAAATTTTTATGAAAATTCCTTGTTATTTCAAAGGCTTCGTCATAAACAATATTTTGTCTGTTAGTTCCTTTTACTATTGAGTTGGTGACATTATTATCACGAGTGGAAATTATTTTTACAACTACTGTAACATTAGAAAGATCAAATAAATTTTTATATGCCAAAAACAGTACATTACAAGTTTGGCATCCATTTACAATTTGAGGGCTTTTCATAGTTATTTTCCTGTTTCCTGGCATAAGAGAGTCGCAAACAATTGTTATTCCGTTATTTAGTAGTGAAAATATTGCTGGCGAATTCTTAATGGTATCCATAATTTCAGAGTTTATATCTGTATTTCCTTGGTAATCACGTACATTATCTACAAAGAGAGTTTTTCTCATTATTCCGTCTTGAGTAAGAAGCATATTAATAATCTCTTCCGCACTACATAGAATTATCATTGAATTCTCAACGTTATTTACTTCATTTAGATCAAAACTATCAATAACACGTATAACTACTGAAAATTGATTTTCAATATCATCACACATAATTTTTAAAGATGAGCTATCAATATACTTGATTACCGGTTCGTTATATATTTTTGTTTTAACTAAATCAAGACATGCCTTTTGGGACTTTGCTAGTATATGTTCATTTTCGCTCCATTTACCCATATAAACATAATACATTCGTATATCGGGAGATGTATCCCAATAAATCATAACTTCATCATCAAAAAGATATTCCTTCAATTCAATCCAAAAATTTATTTTGTCATTTCTAGGCTCATAATGTTCTTCACTCAAAAAATCAACAACACCATCAATAAACTTTCCATACTCCCCAGTATCAATTTTGTCTTTGTATTTTGATTGAATAAAAATAAATTCAATATGTATTTTCTTTTGGGATTTAATGATATTATCTATGTCCTGTTTTGAGCTAATAATTATGCCGTTAACCTTAATAGCCAGACCGTCGATACCCATATCGTTTTGTCCGCCAACACAAATCTTAAAAAATAAATCATTACTGGTACTGAACGCATCAGGCTGATGAAAGCGCATAATAGAATTGTTTACAAATCTTTCAAAAGCCTCATTATCTGGTAAGAACTCAATTCCATATGAACTTTTAAAATGATCTAACTTAGTTTTAATTATTGGCTCAAAGTTCATCAATTTTCCCCTCCATTTACTTTTCATTATCAAATTAGCACCATTTAATAAATGTAGATATTAACCCAAATCATATAATCACATTTCTATAAAAGAAATATAAATAATAATACAACACCATTCTCTTTTTAAAACTACTTCTTCAGTACTCACTCCACTTTATATTATTTCTACCAAAATTGCCCAAATCCTCCAAAAATCTAAATAAATATTGAAATTTTTTCGTTATAGGGGTATGGGCAGATTTGTCGGATTATCTTAACTAAATTTGAAAAAACCTTGAATAAACTAAATATCCCACTATGTTTATATACAATCATAGTTATACAATCATATTAGATTAATAAATGTGCAGAATAATCCAGAAAAACACTCTACTCACCGAATAGTTAGTTTTCACCTTCCTAACTTCCCTACCTGCCATCCCCAGCATATGAACTCACATTGCTAAAGAAATTATCAAAGTATTCCTCCGGATAGTCCCGTTGCTCAAAGTTACTCCTGTTGCTTTTCTCCGAGGTGGCCTTGCCTGATCGTCCCTGTGTCTGAGCCCTGTATCCCTGTTCTACTGCAGTAACGAAAAAGCTTTCAACGCTGCCTATCTTCTGTGAGCCGACAATACCGACCCAATTTTGCAAACAGAACTGTATCTTTTCAATACCCTGCTTGTTCAAAAGCTTGTGGAGTACCTTTAGATTTACATTTCCTCCGGTTGTTGAGTCAACTTCCGCTTTAAGATTATTAATATCTATACTGTCATCAACAACAACCTCTGTTGTTGAATTATTTTCTGTTGTTGTTATAAAAGAATTGTTTATATTATAAAAAGACTTGTTTATATTAGTACCCGATTTTTCCGTGCACGGTAAATCCGTGCACGGAAATTTAGGGGACGGCTCCTCTTTCCCCGTACCCTGATTCTTAGGGGACGGTTTTTGCTCATGTTCCGTTACCACATTTTTATGCTTTTTCTTACTTTTCTTTTTCTCAAGTTGCTCTACCATCTCCGGATTAGCTACCGGATGACTTGTGAGGGTATATATGTTGCTCAAAAACGTACCCTTGCCATTTTTACGCTGTTCTACGATTATGTATCCATATGCCTTTAAAAACCGGAGGTGCTTATAATATGTATCTTCACTTATATCCAAATCTCCCAAAATTCTTTCAACTGATGGAAACGGCTGTGATCCTCCACCCGCATAGCTGCAAAAATATGCATATATGGCTTTTGCCTGTATCGTCAGCTTTCTGTCCAGCATTACAAGCTTTGAAATCGTACCGAAACCCTTTGAATTTATGCCTTCGGTTATAAGTATATCTCTAAAATTATCCATAATTGTCCTCCAGTTATATTTTTTCGGTAAAACAAAAAACAGCCCATTTTCAGGCTGTTTCAGATTTATTTACGAATATTCAATATTTTACTGACTTTGCACATAAATCAGATCATCCGTAGCTTTACCCCTGACGTAGAAAACCAGTCTTGATGTATTACGGCTATCCCATGTGTCAATCCATTTCTCACTACCATATGTGGAAGCACCTTTCTTAGTTATCAGATCAAAGCTTACAAAGGTTTTATCATCCGTCTCCAATGGGATGATCCATTCAAATGTATAGGTGTTCCCTGAGGTTCTTGTTAATTTAACTGTATCAGTGTGTGTGTCCCCTTTGATAATGTAGTGTATTCTGAATGCCGAATAATCCGGTTCACCCTGGATATCAATCTTTCCTTTTACCTTGTAACCGGCCTTGATATATGTCCGGCTGTGTCCCACCATGGAGAAATAATTTATTGGCATCTTTATAGCAGGGATGTCCGTGTTACTTCTCTTAGGATACCTGTCGATTTTGCCATCATGATTATCATCAATTCCTTTGCTTGTATCAAAATAATAAGATCTCCAGCCGGGGTCTAGCATCATTGTAACTGCAAAGCTGTATGCCCTGATTCCAACGAATTTATAGTCTACATTAACTGTTTCACTCATTCCTGAAGGAAGCCATGCTTTAAATTCTGCATTCCCTTGCCTCCCGTCAGGATATGCACCCTCTGCAATATCAAGTCTTAGTTCCCAAGTCTTTACCGCCCCCACGTTTGAGACTAACTTTATCTTTCCTGAATCAGAGGTGTATGTCTGCCCTTCAAAGTTTAATTGGGTTTTTGATACATATTGTGAAGTTGTAAATTTAAACTGAGCTGTATCACCGGTATTTATATGTGCTGCAGTTTCCCTGCCGTTTATATATCCTTTCAGGTTTATTGGGGTTTTTACGGTGACTGGGAAGGCTATGGTCTTACTCTGTTCTGCATTTGCTGTTATTTCAAAGATATAATTACCGTCTATAAGGGTATTGGGCACGTTATAAGGTACATTGCTCCAGCTGATGTCATTTCCGCTTTTGCTGCCTGTCGCCGTACTGTAGCTGACGGTTTTTGTACCTGACACCTGTGTTCCGTTCAAATTGTACAGGGCAATTGTCAAATAAGGATTTGACGGATATCTTGTCCATAAATCAAAGGCTTCTAGGTCTTCACTGGCCGGTAATGTGACAGGAGAAGCCGGGTTTCTGAAGGTTATTTTCTTTGCTCGAAGCTTGGCTTCAAATTGCATTGGAGGGGTATCAGATAAGGTAAATGTAGCCTCCGGGACATCCTTACAGGTTGTTCCGTTTATATCCATGGTAAATACATCTGACCATGTGTTCTCTATGTCTTTTACATAATACCTGATTCTATAAGTTCCCGGGCTCAGATTGTCGGGTATTGTGTAGTTCCATTCCCCTCCTTCCTTTTTCCACATGATTTTCCGGTCGGATATACCTTTGTCAGTCTTAGCTCTTGTGATATTATGGTCTAAATCAAAGCTTAAATCCTTCCAGTTTGTCTTATAGGTATTAGTAGCCCCATCAAAATCCCAATCCAGTGCTGCCTTGGCAATAGGTTTTCTGTGAACATATATATCAACCTCTGTAGCTCCACTGTAATAGGAGTAATTGTCCCCATACGCACCTGATGGCTTGTCTTTTACTCTTCTGTATATCTGATACTTTCCTACATTGGAAAATGTATTTTTTATATCATCTTTCCATCCGGTATCAGCTTTGAACACCGCTTGCGTTCCGGCTTCCTGTCCTGTAGGGTTATCAAAATAGTCCTTGTCATGTACATATTGCAGTTCTCTTAAAACTATCTCATCCTTTTCAAGGTCATCTTCTCCCACATTTAGTGTGAATTTTTGATTCTGAAGAAGATATATCTGCTCAACCTCGGGTGTTTCCTCCGATATGTATTCCAGAGCTTCATTCAAAATCTCCTGAACTGTCTTGTCTTTTGCATTTATATACTTTGCACAGTTCGGGTTTTGCTGCTTTACCTCTGGTGTCCCTGCCAGAATAACCTTTGCATCGGTTTTTGATACAGCTGAATTGAATTCTGAAAGTTCTGATACATCACCATCACTTATATAGAGAATGTATTTACTACTGTTTCCACGCCACGTATCGGTGTAAGGCTGCCGTACATATTTATAAATAGTACCGCTGTAGTAACCCGTGTAGTTGGCAACCCACTGCATATTGGGTACCCAGTACGTTACAGTCCTTGAAACTGTACCCGAATACCCTGCGTAAGAACGTGTCCAGTCAAAATCTCCCGCTTTGTCAGAACGTGCCGTTGACGTGTATGTATATCCATATCCTGATAGCGAACCGGAATATCCTTCCCCATCACTATAAGATACAGATGAGGGAGGATAACTTTCGCTGTATCCGTGGCCACTGGTTGATCGTCCTCCTACACTGGCTGTTTTAGTCTCGGTTTTTGTTTCATAATGGCCAAAATCATGATACCCACCGTTGTCTGTTGCACTTGTTCTTTGCAGCTTCCCAGAGTAACCGGCACTGGTATATGGAATTTCCCCTGAAGGGTAATTTGTTCCGGTATTGCTTGATATACTTGCAGGGGTTGAATATTCATAGGTTTTCATGTCCCAGATATTGACGTTTGGAATGATATTTCTGCCCAGCAAAGTATTTTCCATCGTCACTCTGTTGCTTGCAATGTATTCGTATTTATCCTGTGGCAAATCCTTATCCCTCATGATATACAAATCCACATTGGGCCTTTCTATTGGAGCATCTATATATATGTCACTTAACGGCTGGTAGTTATCTACCCAAAAATCACATTCCAGACTTGCCGACTTTTTATCCGATTGAGTAACATACTGGGATAGTGTATCCTGTCCACTTACTCCAACAAACTCATCTTGGGCATATACAAAGAATTTATAGTAACCAAGCTGTGTTGGAGAATATTTGGGGAAATCACCAAGGCCATTCCATTTTTGAATCAATGTGTCAACGCTGCCGTTGTTGTCACTGTCATACCACAGTTCTATCTTTGCACTGGCTATTTTGTCCCCGTCCGTACTGTTGACATCATAGTGCCATGCACTTATTTCATCATTCCTTGTTACTACACTGTCAGACAAGTTCAGCTCTATATTTGGTGCAATATCCTCAAGTACTTGGAATTCTACTGTATACGGGTCAGACCATTTGCCAAGAGAGTTTTTGCACTCCAGAGTCAAGGAATATGAACCCGGTTCTTTATATTGCAATTGCTTTTTTAAATCGGTATCGGTACCTTTATTCAGCTGTGATGTGTCACCGCCGTAATACCATCTGTATTCAACTATCGGATATTTGTCCAGAACCAGTTGAATGTTCCCGTCAGCAGAGGTATTTTCAATATTTATTATTCGGTTCTGTTTCCAAGAGTTTGAGGAAAGCTTGAACTGTGCAATTGGCTTTGTGGGATAAACATATACATAATCCGTTGATACATATTCCACCACGGCAGCACTAAGTATCTCCTGCTTTTTCTCTTCAGATAATCCCGAAAGTACTATCTTGCTTTTATCAAGGTTGTACTTACAGATAACTTCTGCAAAGTATCCGTTTTTATCGGATGTAGCCGGAAAGGTGTAAGAGCCTGAAAAGAATTTGTCATAGTCAACGGCTTCGCCGTTAATGTACAGCTCGGTACTTTTAACCGCAGACATATCAGTACTGTCTGTTGCATCTCGGAATGGAATGGAGTCAAATGCTATTTCTCCTATATGATTATGTATTTGAAGTGTAGGTATATCAATCACTGGGGTTTCTATTTTAAAATTATTTATATGAAACTTGTTATTACCTTCAGCCTTTTGGGAGTGTGCATCTTTGTATGCAACTTTTGCAGTAGCTTCCACTGCCAATTGATATTTGTCCCCTGACTTTGGAAGTTTTTTTATATTTGCTACAGTTGTTTCTACTGTAATGGTTGCAGTACCTTGGTTGTCGGCAGCACTCTTTGGTACTACCGTAACGGTTTTCTTTTCCTCATCAGTCAGCTGCAGGCCTGCGATTTTGTCAATGTTTAAATCCCAGTTTTGTATATCCTGTCTCGTATAAAATGCACTTCTTGTAACAGAATCCATATAGTAGTCATCATCTTCCAAAACACCTTTAACCTTGAATTGTAGCCGTACCTTCTGACTGTCAAGCTCTCCGCTTTCAGGTATCCTTGGCAAGGAAGAAGCAAGTGTGACGTAGCATCTTACCGGTAAATCATATTTGATATTTTTCAGTATCGGTATTGAAAACGTCTGATACCAGATAGAGCCATTTGGCCTTACGTGCCACATCTTTCCGCTGCCGGAATACTGAATTGTAGGAGCGGACTGTACGTACAGGTATTGATATACATTGGGGTCATAGTGTCCATTTCCGTCCGGTATTCCGGAAAACTTATTCACGGAGGTAAAGGTTTTGTACATCCAGTCTTTTAGCTTTTGGATTGTCTGATTGGTATACCGATTAAATGAATTATATGCTGCTTCATTATAAGTACTTATTGTATTTGTCAGTTTCTTTTTAACCTCATTACTTGCAATCCAAGGTTCCTTTATCCAGTTCCTTTCCCGGAAGGTAGTAACAGTGGCTACATTTATCATCCACATATTGCTGAATGCTTCACCATTCACATCAAAGCCCAGATACTTCCATTCGCCACGATTTGTCTTGCACTTGTCTCCATGAGTTTCCGGGTTCTGCTCCTTTCCCTTGCAGGAGATTCCCTCTGGTTTTAAGAAGTAACCACCATCATAATAAATATCCGGCTGCTTGTTGTCTAGGTCACTATGTATCTGATACCCGCACTTAAAATAATTTCCCGGAACACAGTTGTAGTTCCCATATACAACAAGATTCTTTTGTACAAACAATCTATAGTTAAGATAGTATCCTCTTACCTTTAAAGGTAAAATACTTCCATTTATAAGTTTTGGTAGCTGACTATTTTTCTTATACCTGTCATAAGTATTCTGGTCAAAAAATTCCCTTCCCCCGTTTTCATATTTCAGGGATGTATAGCTTCCTGCTGCACTAATCTTGAAAATCACAGGAAAAAAAGCAATAAAAAAAGCTGTACATATTGTCATGCACAGCATCTTAACTAATCTGTTATTCAATTAAATCACCTTCTCGAATTTTAATTTAATTTTAGCATCATATCCTTGGTGATAAATCCCTTTGCCCATACTTGCAACTTAAATGCATCACCATTAATTCCTGTTGTCCCATTTCCACCTCCAATGTATATTTGTCTGTTATTGAGAAGATATACTCCTTCCCTCCAGTCAGCATCTTTTACCGCAATGCTCAAATATTGGTCATGTATCTTCTTGGCCTGCTCATAGTCTTTACCGAACCAAAACTTCAAAAGTTCATATATGTAGTTCTTCAAGTCCTTGTTATATTTACCAACCTCGTAACTTGATAT of the Ruminiclostridium papyrosolvens DSM 2782 genome contains:
- a CDS encoding AIPR family protein, with protein sequence MNFEPIIKTKLDHFKSSYGIEFLPDNEAFERFVNNSIMRFHQPDAFSTSNDLFFKICVGGQNDMGIDGLAIKVNGIIISSKQDIDNIIKSQKKIHIEFIFIQSKYKDKIDTGEYGKFIDGVVDFLSEEHYEPRNDKINFWIELKEYLFDDEVMIYWDTSPDIRMYYVYMGKWSENEHILAKSQKACLDLVKTKIYNEPVIKYIDSSSLKIMCDDIENQFSVVIRVIDSFDLNEVNNVENSMIILCSAEEIINMLLTQDGIMRKTLFVDNVRDYQGNTDINSEIMDTIKNSPAIFSLLNNGITIVCDSLMPGNRKITMKSPQIVNGCQTCNVLFLAYKNLFDLSNVTVVVKIISTRDNNVTNSIVKGTNRQNIVYDEAFEITRNFHKNLEEFFNVMPSNSEGERYYYERRSKQYLDNPKIKATQKANLRILIQCFVSIFLGSPHEGPIHESTLLEKYRNRIFIDEQSFLPYYCAVAMCLELDKIFRQNITKYRYSITYKYQILLLASEKITGKVVPDINSKSIDEYCNRLLEVILNIESFTKIIDECINDFELICKKWISIKGDRYRSAIKDNQEFTKFMTAVSRGGKPENNIDLNITEENLRGKVTVVKKDRNNFNYGFISRHPEDVFFHEDDNPKIRFNDIVGKDVVYRLIDNSKFGTPRGKIIYVVSTDE
- a CDS encoding helix-turn-helix domain-containing protein; the encoded protein is MDNFRDILITEGINSKGFGTISKLVMLDRKLTIQAKAIYAYFCSYAGGGSQPFPSVERILGDLDISEDTYYKHLRFLKAYGYIIVEQRKNGKGTFLSNIYTLTSHPVANPEMVEQLEKKKSKKKHKNVVTEHEQKPSPKNQGTGKEEPSPKFPCTDLPCTEKSGTNINKSFYNINNSFITTTENNSTTEVVVDDSIDINNLKAEVDSTTGGNVNLKVLHKLLNKQGIEKIQFCLQNWVGIVGSQKIGSVESFFVTAVEQGYRAQTQGRSGKATSEKSNRSNFEQRDYPEEYFDNFFSNVSSYAGDGR
- a CDS encoding Athe_2463 domain-containing protein; this encodes MNNRLVKMLCMTICTAFFIAFFPVIFKISAAGSYTSLKYENGGREFFDQNTYDRYKKNSQLPKLINGSILPLKVRGYYLNYRLFVQKNLVVYGNYNCVPGNYFKCGYQIHSDLDNKQPDIYYDGGYFLKPEGISCKGKEQNPETHGDKCKTNRGEWKYLGFDVNGEAFSNMWMINVATVTTFRERNWIKEPWIASNEVKKKLTNTISTYNEAAYNSFNRYTNQTIQKLKDWMYKTFTSVNKFSGIPDGNGHYDPNVYQYLYVQSAPTIQYSGSGKMWHVRPNGSIWYQTFSIPILKNIKYDLPVRCYVTLASSLPRIPESGELDSQKVRLQFKVKGVLEDDDYYMDSVTRSAFYTRQDIQNWDLNIDKIAGLQLTDEEKKTVTVVPKSAADNQGTATITVETTVANIKKLPKSGDKYQLAVEATAKVAYKDAHSQKAEGNNKFHINNFKIETPVIDIPTLQIHNHIGEIAFDSIPFRDATDSTDMSAVKSTELYINGEAVDYDKFFSGSYTFPATSDKNGYFAEVICKYNLDKSKIVLSGLSEEKKQEILSAAVVEYVSTDYVYVYPTKPIAQFKLSSNSWKQNRIINIENTSADGNIQLVLDKYPIVEYRWYYGGDTSQLNKGTDTDLKKQLQYKEPGSYSLTLECKNSLGKWSDPYTVEFQVLEDIAPNIELNLSDSVVTRNDEISAWHYDVNSTDGDKIASAKIELWYDSDNNGSVDTLIQKWNGLGDFPKYSPTQLGYYKFFVYAQDEFVGVSGQDTLSQYVTQSDKKSASLECDFWVDNYQPLSDIYIDAPIERPNVDLYIMRDKDLPQDKYEYIASNRVTMENTLLGRNIIPNVNIWDMKTYEYSTPASISSNTGTNYPSGEIPYTSAGYSGKLQRTSATDNGGYHDFGHYETKTETKTASVGGRSTSGHGYSESYPPSSVSYSDGEGYSGSLSGYGYTYTSTARSDKAGDFDWTRSYAGYSGTVSRTVTYWVPNMQWVANYTGYYSGTIYKYVRQPYTDTWRGNSSKYILYISDGDVSELSEFNSAVSKTDAKVILAGTPEVKQQNPNCAKYINAKDKTVQEILNEALEYISEETPEVEQIYLLQNQKFTLNVGEDDLEKDEIVLRELQYVHDKDYFDNPTGQEAGTQAVFKADTGWKDDIKNTFSNVGKYQIYRRVKDKPSGAYGDNYSYYSGATEVDIYVHRKPIAKAALDWDFDGATNTYKTNWKDLSFDLDHNITRAKTDKGISDRKIMWKKEGGEWNYTIPDNLSPGTYRIRYYVKDIENTWSDVFTMDINGTTCKDVPEATFTLSDTPPMQFEAKLRAKKITFRNPASPVTLPASEDLEAFDLWTRYPSNPYLTIALYNLNGTQVSGTKTVSYSTATGSKSGNDISWSNVPYNVPNTLIDGNYIFEITANAEQSKTIAFPVTVKTPINLKGYINGRETAAHINTGDTAQFKFTTSQYVSKTQLNFEGQTYTSDSGKIKLVSNVGAVKTWELRLDIAEGAYPDGRQGNAEFKAWLPSGMSETVNVDYKFVGIRAYSFAVTMMLDPGWRSYYFDTSKGIDDNHDGKIDRYPKRSNTDIPAIKMPINYFSMVGHSRTYIKAGYKVKGKIDIQGEPDYSAFRIHYIIKGDTHTDTVKLTRTSGNTYTFEWIIPLETDDKTFVSFDLITKKGASTYGSEKWIDTWDSRNTSRLVFYVRGKATDDLIYVQSQ